From the genome of Campylobacter concisus, one region includes:
- the fdh3B gene encoding formate dehydrogenase FDH3 subunit beta → MARMKFFVDTDRCISCYGCQVACSSAHELPVGIYRRKVITLHDGIEGKEVSTTIACQHCTDAPCEQVCPVDCFYIRADGIVLHDKNICIGCGYCLYACPFGAPQFPKDGAFGVKGVMDKCTMCAGGPEPTNSHEERELYGQNRMAEGKVPMCAAVCATNALLVGDAAEVSNVYRKRVMLRNTGLNA, encoded by the coding sequence ATGGCAAGAATGAAATTTTTCGTAGATACTGATAGATGTATTAGTTGTTATGGTTGCCAAGTTGCTTGCTCTTCTGCTCATGAACTTCCAGTAGGAATTTATAGAAGAAAGGTCATTACACTTCACGATGGTATCGAAGGTAAAGAGGTTTCAACTACCATTGCATGCCAACACTGTACTGATGCACCTTGTGAGCAAGTTTGCCCAGTTGATTGTTTCTACATTAGAGCTGATGGCATCGTGCTTCACGATAAAAATATATGCATAGGCTGTGGTTACTGCTTATATGCTTGTCCATTTGGTGCTCCACAGTTCCCTAAAGATGGTGCATTTGGCGTAAAAGGCGTTATGGATAAATGTACAATGTGCGCAGGCGGTCCAGAGCCAACAAACTCACACGAGGAGAGAGAGCTTTACGGCCAAAATAGAATGGCTGAAGGAAAAGTGCCTATGTGTGCGGCTGTTTGTGCTACAAATGCACTTTTAGTTGGAGATGCAGCTGAAGTATCAAATGTATATCGCAAACGCGTTATGCTAAGAAATACTGGGCTAAATGCCTAA
- a CDS encoding iron transporter, with the protein MNKILSSALALSLAAGFALAGEHPIGEPVEANGMEIAAVYLEPIDMEPKGVDLAPSLADLHLEADIHAVKGNKNGFGEGEWIPYLKINYELKNLDNGKTKKGTFMPMVASDGPHYGANIKMDTGVGNYELKFHIDNPEKQGFGRHADKETGVGKWFEPFTTTYKFQWTGGPVK; encoded by the coding sequence ATGAATAAAATTCTTAGTTCAGCTCTAGCACTTAGCCTAGCAGCTGGTTTTGCACTTGCTGGAGAGCACCCAATCGGCGAGCCTGTAGAGGCTAATGGAATGGAGATAGCTGCTGTTTATCTAGAGCCAATTGACATGGAGCCAAAAGGCGTTGATCTAGCTCCAAGTCTAGCTGACCTTCACTTAGAAGCTGATATCCACGCTGTAAAAGGCAATAAAAACGGCTTTGGCGAAGGCGAGTGGATCCCATATCTAAAAATCAACTATGAGCTAAAAAATCTTGATAATGGTAAAACTAAAAAAGGTACATTTATGCCTATGGTTGCAAGCGATGGCCCACACTACGGTGCTAACATAAAAATGGATACAGGTGTTGGTAACTATGAGCTTAAATTCCACATCGACAATCCAGAAAAACAAGGCTTTGGTCGCCATGCTGACAAAGAGACTGGTGTTGGTAAATGGTTTGAGCCTTTCACAACAACTTATAAATTTCAATGGACAGGTGGTCCTGTTAAATAA
- a CDS encoding Fe-S-containing protein: protein MSIYFYQVFLALLGFTLFAALNNNGKSLKTIFLPSFLGVVAGVLIFKAARHALVDDQFKMFIDSVTLVFLLISILWIFLELKIAKIVTFFILGIGFGFGYSSSSVLFPLFGGELLDTLSVISFFLMIFAMILLVFLFFFISNLKSSISPLIAKILALITLVFLLIDRSSQTALELLRAGALKISSELNSQILSISAKGIYVSEFGTYFYIFVILLLCITALFFMPKSIDKNKFGSIKYRFTKAIRENISDNAKFAFCSILIALGFSLYYDLYASRPPEISEPVLVEPVGDKFIFDVDMLKDNELHRFAYITDEGKQIRFFLLNRFSDRVSPVIVFDSCMICGDMGYIKRGNDLICISCNVRIFLPSVGKEGGCNPIPMAFTFDGKNIIVDYKTIVAGANYFSKVVEKMVLDPVSRKKVSNLESRSYLYYGRTYFFENNETQAKFEANPEKYVETNGTLK, encoded by the coding sequence ATGTCAATTTATTTCTATCAGGTCTTTTTAGCCCTCCTTGGATTTACGCTTTTTGCTGCCTTAAATAATAATGGCAAAAGTTTAAAAACGATCTTTCTACCATCATTTCTTGGCGTTGTTGCTGGTGTGCTTATCTTTAAAGCTGCTCGTCATGCACTTGTTGATGACCAGTTTAAAATGTTCATAGATTCAGTGACGCTAGTTTTTCTACTAATTAGCATTTTATGGATATTTCTTGAGCTTAAGATAGCAAAAATTGTAACATTTTTTATTTTAGGCATCGGCTTTGGCTTTGGCTATAGTTCAAGCAGTGTGTTATTTCCACTATTTGGTGGTGAGCTACTAGATACGCTTTCGGTCATTAGCTTCTTTCTAATGATATTTGCAATGATTTTGCTCGTATTTTTATTCTTTTTTATTTCGAATTTAAAATCTAGCATTTCTCCATTAATAGCTAAAATTTTAGCCCTTATCACTTTAGTTTTCTTGCTAATCGATAGGAGCTCTCAGACAGCACTTGAGCTTTTGCGTGCTGGGGCTTTAAAAATAAGTAGTGAGTTAAACTCTCAAATTCTATCTATCAGTGCAAAAGGTATTTACGTATCAGAATTTGGTACTTATTTTTATATCTTTGTGATCTTACTTTTATGCATCACTGCACTTTTCTTTATGCCAAAAAGCATTGATAAAAATAAATTTGGTTCTATCAAATACCGCTTTACAAAAGCCATTAGAGAAAATATTTCTGATAATGCAAAATTTGCATTTTGTAGTATTTTGATAGCACTTGGATTTTCGCTCTATTATGATCTTTACGCATCTCGTCCACCTGAAATTTCAGAGCCAGTCTTGGTTGAGCCAGTGGGAGATAAATTTATATTTGATGTTGATATGCTAAAAGATAATGAACTTCACAGATTTGCTTATATAACAGATGAGGGCAAGCAGATAAGGTTTTTTTTACTAAACCGCTTTAGCGACCGTGTATCGCCTGTTATCGTCTTTGATTCTTGTATGATTTGCGGCGATATGGGCTATATAAAGAGAGGCAATGACCTTATTTGTATCTCTTGTAATGTTAGAATTTTCTTGCCATCAGTTGGCAAAGAGGGTGGTTGTAACCCTATCCCTATGGCATTTACCTTCGATGGTAAAAATATCATAGTTGATTATAAAACGATCGTCGCAGGGGCAAACTACTTTAGCAAGGTCGTCGAAAAGATGGTGCTTGACCCAGTTAGTCGCAAAAAGGTGAGCAATCTTGAGTCAAGATCATATTTATATTATGGACGCACATATTTCTTTGAAAATAACGAAACTCAAGCGAAATTTGAAGCAAATCCAGAAAAATATGTAGAAACAAATGGAACGTTAAAATGA
- a CDS encoding FTR1 family iron permease, translated as MNKFLKFMLIMLLPIWLIAKNDDYTQVAAQIKESLQKVITEYRAGNVEQAVSDTQNAYFGLFEDVEAGIRINLGQKKAYSMEKQFGEIRKAIKAGEAPDDVQKRIDQINSEIAEVLPVILNGHKLVGEYSDTPAQAATSGYDTSKFIPEWKVAFENLSADIDKAIASYESDKQDDAKSAIQDAKFTDYRNTQLEIAIRQYIENGKSIDADIQRKMGEAINGITNGISKDDFKTKLDEIKKLAYEAISKLPADTAKLAKVDMSDVEAASEEDSGADYTKVVQNINDKIQAAITLYKNGDAKKAMGDIQDIYFDEFEGSGMENKVGAIDVNLKTAIEATFGNLVALMKSGADEKTLQESASKMSSQLATALEKTSSSSSPWSLFVWALTIILREGFEALIIVAAVVAYLVKTGNAKAMGKVVYSSVGVAVILSFVMAWLMNVIFGEAAGQKRELMEGITMLVAVGLLFYVGFWLLSNAGAKKWNDYIKSHVSDSISSGSTTALWWTVFLAVFREGAETVLFYQALIFGAKDSAGYSMIAAGFVIGLVVLLIVYFLFKIFAVKIPIKPFFIFTSAIIFYMSIVFVGKGVGELVEGKIFIPTIINGLSFPDWMRDWLGLQPYYESLVPQIIMVLALVIGIVIMKSKQNKN; from the coding sequence ATGAATAAATTCTTAAAATTTATGCTAATTATGTTGTTGCCTATTTGGCTTATAGCAAAAAATGACGACTACACACAAGTCGCAGCTCAGATAAAAGAGTCATTACAAAAAGTAATAACAGAGTATAGAGCAGGCAATGTTGAACAAGCAGTCAGCGATACTCAAAATGCTTATTTTGGTTTGTTTGAAGATGTCGAAGCTGGCATCAGAATAAATTTAGGTCAGAAAAAAGCTTACTCTATGGAGAAGCAATTTGGCGAGATCAGAAAAGCGATAAAAGCTGGCGAAGCACCAGATGACGTGCAAAAAAGAATAGACCAGATAAATAGCGAAATTGCTGAAGTTTTGCCAGTTATTTTAAATGGACATAAGCTTGTTGGTGAGTACTCAGATACTCCAGCACAAGCTGCTACAAGTGGCTATGACACTTCTAAATTTATCCCTGAGTGGAAAGTGGCATTTGAAAATTTATCAGCCGATATAGATAAAGCAATAGCAAGCTATGAGAGTGATAAGCAAGATGACGCCAAAAGTGCTATCCAAGATGCTAAATTTACAGACTACAGAAACACTCAACTTGAAATCGCTATTCGTCAGTATATAGAAAATGGTAAAAGCATAGATGCTGATATCCAAAGAAAGATGGGTGAGGCGATCAACGGCATTACAAATGGCATAAGCAAAGATGACTTTAAAACTAAGCTAGATGAGATCAAAAAGCTAGCATATGAGGCAATCTCAAAACTCCCAGCTGATACTGCAAAACTTGCAAAAGTTGATATGAGCGATGTAGAAGCAGCTTCTGAAGAAGATAGTGGTGCAGATTATACCAAAGTCGTTCAAAATATAAACGATAAAATTCAAGCTGCTATCACACTTTATAAAAATGGTGATGCAAAAAAAGCCATGGGTGATATCCAAGATATCTACTTTGATGAGTTTGAAGGCAGCGGCATGGAGAATAAAGTAGGCGCAATAGATGTAAATTTAAAAACAGCTATTGAAGCTACATTTGGCAATCTTGTAGCCCTTATGAAGTCAGGCGCAGATGAAAAAACTCTTCAAGAAAGTGCAAGCAAGATGTCGTCTCAGCTAGCAACTGCACTTGAGAAAACTAGCAGTTCAAGCTCACCTTGGTCTTTATTCGTTTGGGCTTTGACTATTATTTTAAGAGAGGGCTTTGAGGCACTTATCATCGTTGCTGCTGTTGTTGCATATCTTGTAAAAACTGGTAATGCTAAAGCAATGGGCAAAGTTGTTTATAGCTCAGTTGGCGTGGCTGTTATCTTAAGCTTTGTCATGGCGTGGCTAATGAATGTCATTTTTGGCGAGGCTGCAGGTCAAAAAAGAGAGCTTATGGAAGGCATCACGATGCTTGTTGCAGTGGGACTTCTATTTTATGTTGGTTTCTGGCTTCTTTCAAATGCAGGTGCTAAAAAATGGAATGACTATATCAAATCACACGTCTCTGACTCTATCTCAAGTGGCTCAACTACAGCGCTTTGGTGGACTGTATTTTTAGCAGTATTTAGAGAGGGTGCTGAAACTGTACTATTTTATCAGGCACTTATTTTTGGAGCTAAAGATTCAGCTGGTTACTCAATGATCGCAGCTGGCTTTGTGATAGGACTTGTCGTTCTTTTAATAGTCTATTTCTTATTTAAAATTTTTGCTGTTAAAATTCCTATTAAACCATTTTTTATATTTACGTCAGCTATTATCTTTTATATGTCGATCGTCTTTGTTGGCAAGGGCGTTGGCGAACTAGTTGAGGGTAAAATTTTCATCCCAACTATCATAAATGGACTTAGCTTCCCTGACTGGATGAGAGACTGGCTAGGACTTCAGCCATATTATGAGAGCTTAGTGCCTCAAATCATTATGGTGCTTGCCCTTGTTATTGGCATTGTTATCATGAAATCAAAACAAAATAAAAATTAA
- a CDS encoding ABC transporter permease, whose translation MKNMQLRMIKSSITGSKVQKTMAFITILLAALLIACMLNITLKIGDQVATELRGYGSNIVVLPRGESLSIEIEGKNFTPLKSQNLLPEADIYKIKEIFWRNNIVAFAPFLEAKVKDEKGIEFAFEGTYFDKNIGLKDEPEFSTGVKSLYGFWGVEGAWPKDESIDEILVGEELAKAKNLKVGDKLSLTGKNGVREVKIVGILKGASDETHKLVGSLKLAGDLSGHANSYTKAEVSAMTIPENDLSLKARRNLDNLDSAEYDKWYCSAYAGSIAFQIEENLPNVSAKASLQVSDAESNIVKKIQSLMGIVSIIALVVSAIGITSLMTSEIYRRKKEIGLLKAIGASNFEIYALFASESLVVAFFAGITGAFLGYALSYVMSYIIFSHGIGIAWIVLPISVAFALLISVVGSLMPMRNVINLLPAEVLYDRK comes from the coding sequence ATGAAAAATATGCAACTAAGAATGATAAAAAGCTCGATCACGGGCTCAAAGGTGCAAAAGACGATGGCCTTTATCACCATACTACTAGCTGCTCTTTTGATAGCTTGCATGCTAAATATCACGCTAAAAATCGGCGATCAAGTAGCAACCGAGCTTAGAGGATATGGCTCAAATATCGTTGTTTTGCCACGAGGTGAGAGCCTAAGTATCGAGATCGAGGGTAAAAATTTCACCCCACTAAAATCACAAAATTTACTCCCAGAAGCTGATATCTACAAGATAAAAGAGATCTTTTGGCGAAACAATATCGTTGCTTTTGCGCCGTTTTTAGAGGCAAAAGTTAAAGATGAAAAAGGAATTGAATTTGCCTTTGAAGGAACCTATTTTGATAAAAACATCGGTCTAAAAGATGAGCCAGAATTTAGCACAGGCGTTAAGAGCTTGTATGGATTTTGGGGTGTTGAGGGCGCTTGGCCAAAAGATGAAAGCATAGATGAAATTTTAGTTGGCGAAGAACTTGCTAAGGCTAAAAATTTAAAGGTTGGCGACAAGCTTAGCCTTACTGGCAAAAATGGCGTAAGAGAGGTTAAAATAGTTGGAATTTTAAAAGGAGCTAGTGACGAGACACATAAGCTAGTTGGCTCGCTAAAGCTTGCTGGAGATCTTTCTGGGCATGCAAACTCATACACAAAGGCTGAAGTCTCAGCTATGACAATCCCAGAAAATGACCTATCGCTAAAAGCAAGAAGAAATTTAGACAACCTTGATAGTGCAGAGTACGACAAATGGTACTGCTCAGCTTACGCAGGATCGATCGCATTTCAGATAGAAGAAAATTTACCAAATGTTAGCGCAAAGGCAAGCCTTCAAGTAAGTGATGCGGAGAGTAATATCGTAAAGAAAATCCAAAGCCTAATGGGCATCGTTAGCATCATCGCTCTTGTGGTTTCAGCCATTGGTATAACATCGCTAATGACAAGTGAAATTTACCGCCGCAAAAAAGAGATCGGTCTTTTAAAAGCCATAGGCGCAAGTAACTTTGAAATTTACGCCCTTTTTGCTAGCGAAAGCCTTGTGGTTGCCTTTTTTGCTGGCATCACAGGAGCATTTTTAGGATATGCGCTAAGCTACGTGATGTCTTACATCATATTCTCTCACGGCATAGGCATAGCTTGGATCGTGCTACCTATAAGCGTGGCATTTGCCCTACTTATCTCAGTCGTTGGCTCGCTAATGCCAATGAGAAACGTCATAAATTTACTACCTGCGGAGGTGCTATATGACCGCAAATAG